Proteins encoded within one genomic window of Comamonas endophytica:
- a CDS encoding PepSY domain-containing protein, translating to MKRLVYLVHRWTGVAVCVLIALWLFSGIVMLFVGYPRLLPAERLGAMPQLSSASCCVPVEAALRHSPAPQAVQQLTLTHIAGRPGYRIKEGDGALRVVDAVTGAPAPPVDEALALRSAQAFVPGFPGAVVGRTHDDRWTHSGLLDAHRPLIQVQMQDPARTLLYVSSTTGEVVMDAPRRQRYWNFVGAWLHWVYMFREGSKDPSWSWLVIGLSAVGTLSALAGALAGIWRWRFRGSYRNGSRTPYREFHMRWHHLAGMVFGPVLLLWIFSGLMSMNPLGMFNPSARPDAKAMQQRMPGQLQPRIETRAALALLEGAGFGARELEWKLLGGQPYLLARDAQGASRLVREEGGAWQVHESFTAQQLEQPARALFDAGVVRSDWLRKHDAYYLRRGEASMYAGAARELPVLRLQFDDPGRTLAYLSPHSGELVLSVDRAQRLGRWLFNFLHSWDLPWMLRPAAARDAALIALSLGSLALALTGVVLGYRRLRLATGRG from the coding sequence GTGAAACGGCTGGTGTATCTGGTCCACCGCTGGACCGGGGTGGCGGTCTGCGTACTCATCGCGCTGTGGCTGTTCAGCGGCATCGTCATGCTGTTCGTCGGCTACCCGCGGCTGCTGCCCGCGGAGCGGCTGGGCGCGATGCCGCAGCTGTCGTCCGCGTCGTGCTGCGTCCCGGTGGAGGCGGCGCTGCGCCACAGCCCGGCGCCGCAGGCCGTGCAGCAGCTCACGCTGACGCACATTGCCGGGCGCCCTGGCTACCGCATCAAGGAAGGCGACGGTGCGCTGCGGGTGGTGGATGCCGTGACGGGCGCGCCGGCGCCGCCCGTGGACGAAGCGCTGGCGCTGCGCAGCGCCCAGGCTTTTGTGCCAGGCTTTCCCGGCGCAGTGGTCGGCCGCACCCATGACGACCGCTGGACCCATTCCGGCCTGCTCGATGCGCACCGGCCGCTGATCCAGGTGCAGATGCAGGACCCGGCGCGCACGCTGCTGTATGTGTCTTCCACGACCGGCGAGGTGGTGATGGATGCACCGCGCCGGCAGCGCTACTGGAACTTCGTCGGCGCCTGGCTGCACTGGGTCTATATGTTCCGCGAGGGCTCGAAGGACCCGTCATGGAGCTGGCTGGTCATTGGCCTGTCGGCCGTCGGCACACTGTCGGCGCTGGCCGGCGCTCTGGCCGGCATCTGGCGCTGGCGCTTCAGGGGCAGCTACAGGAACGGCTCCAGAACGCCCTACCGCGAGTTCCATATGCGCTGGCACCACCTGGCCGGAATGGTGTTCGGCCCGGTGCTGCTGCTGTGGATCTTCAGCGGGCTCATGTCGATGAATCCGCTGGGGATGTTCAATCCCTCGGCCCGGCCCGACGCGAAGGCCATGCAGCAGAGGATGCCCGGGCAATTGCAGCCGCGGATCGAAACGCGCGCGGCGCTGGCGCTGCTGGAGGGGGCGGGCTTTGGCGCGCGCGAGCTCGAATGGAAGCTGCTGGGCGGCCAGCCCTATCTGCTGGCGCGCGACGCCCAAGGCGCCTCGCGGCTGGTGCGCGAAGAGGGTGGCGCCTGGCAGGTGCACGAAAGCTTCACCGCGCAGCAGCTCGAGCAGCCGGCGCGCGCGCTGTTCGATGCCGGCGTTGTCCGCAGCGACTGGCTTCGGAAGCACGATGCCTATTACCTGCGCCGCGGCGAGGCCTCGATGTATGCGGGCGCCGCACGCGAACTGCCGGTGCTGCGTTTGCAGTTCGACGATCCGGGGCGCACCCTGGCCTATCTCAGCCCGCACTCGGGCGAGCTGGTGCTGAGCGTGGACCGTGCGCAGCGGCTGGGCCGCTGGCTGTTCAATTTCCTGCACAGCTGGGACCTGCCCTGGATGCTGCGGCCCGCGGCGGCGCGTGATGCGGCGCTGATAGCGCTGAGCCTGGGCTCGCTGGCGCTGGCGCTGACCGGGGTGGTGCTGGGGTACCGGCGGCTGCGTCTGGCCACCGGGCGCGGCTGA
- a CDS encoding DUF2946 family protein produces the protein MHALRNSRLLASLALAWLVLTLGVATASPLVQPRLLEMVCTSMGGMQMVALDSDSPLAQSPHALDCPLCLLAAIPPPSLALHLPQPQPLARALQPVVAARIAALVGAPLPARGPPALV, from the coding sequence ATGCATGCACTGCGCAACTCCCGGCTCCTCGCCAGCCTGGCTCTGGCCTGGCTGGTGCTGACGCTGGGAGTTGCCACCGCATCGCCGCTGGTGCAGCCCCGGCTGCTGGAGATGGTCTGCACGTCCATGGGCGGCATGCAGATGGTCGCGCTCGACAGTGACAGCCCGCTGGCGCAGAGCCCGCATGCGCTGGACTGCCCGCTGTGCCTGCTGGCCGCAATACCGCCACCCTCCCTTGCATTGCATCTGCCGCAGCCCCAGCCCCTCGCGCGGGCGCTGCAGCCGGTGGTTGCAGCGCGCATTGCGGCGCTGGTGGGCGCGCCGCTGCCTGCACGCGGGCCGCCCGCGCTGGTGTGA
- a CDS encoding tripartite tricarboxylate transporter substrate binding protein BugE — protein MSNFSPISSALSRRQILATGLGLAGAAALPALAADKYPTRPITLVVPFPPGGSVDVMARQYTEALGRTLGVPVVVDNRPGAGGSVGAGIVARAKPDGYTLVASSQSSHLANPLVQSNLGYDPIKDFENIALLGRQPNALVVHPSVPVKTFAEFVTYLKERPGQINFASAGAGSMGQLNAEALLLATNTKAVHVPYRGGSPYITAILAGEVQFALDNLVVFLQHIMAGKMRALAVASSTRLPQLPDVPTFAELGFPALNQTSWTGIAAPAGTPAAIVNTLHQAIRKAATDPAMIENLKTRGVIPPEEMTPAALEKMMSERLVSYGEVVRKAGIKPE, from the coding sequence ATGTCCAACTTCTCCCCCATTTCCTCAGCACTGTCGCGCCGCCAGATCCTGGCCACCGGGCTGGGCCTGGCCGGCGCCGCCGCGCTGCCCGCCCTTGCCGCCGACAAGTATCCGACCCGTCCGATCACGCTGGTCGTGCCCTTCCCGCCCGGCGGCTCGGTCGACGTCATGGCGCGCCAGTACACCGAGGCGCTGGGCCGCACGCTGGGCGTGCCGGTGGTCGTGGACAACCGTCCCGGCGCCGGCGGCTCGGTGGGCGCCGGCATCGTCGCGCGCGCCAAGCCCGATGGCTACACGCTCGTGGCCTCGTCGCAAAGCAGCCACCTGGCCAACCCGCTGGTGCAGTCGAACCTGGGCTACGACCCGATCAAGGACTTCGAGAACATCGCCCTGCTGGGCCGCCAGCCCAACGCGCTGGTCGTGCACCCCAGCGTGCCGGTCAAGACCTTCGCCGAGTTCGTGACCTACCTCAAGGAGCGTCCGGGCCAGATCAACTTCGCCTCGGCCGGCGCGGGCAGCATGGGCCAGCTCAATGCCGAAGCCCTGCTGCTGGCGACCAACACCAAGGCGGTGCACGTGCCCTACCGCGGCGGCTCGCCCTACATCACCGCCATCCTGGCGGGCGAAGTGCAGTTCGCGCTCGACAACCTGGTCGTGTTCCTGCAGCACATCATGGCCGGCAAGATGCGCGCGCTGGCCGTGGCCTCGTCCACGCGCCTGCCGCAGCTGCCCGACGTGCCGACCTTTGCCGAACTGGGCTTCCCGGCGCTGAACCAGACCTCCTGGACCGGCATCGCCGCGCCCGCGGGCACGCCGGCCGCCATCGTCAACACGCTGCACCAGGCCATCCGCAAGGCGGCCACCGACCCGGCGATGATCGAGAACCTGAAGACGCGCGGCGTGATTCCTCCCGAAGAGATGACGCCCGCAGCCCTGGAGAAGATGATGTCCGAGCGTCTGGTCTCCTACGGCGAAGTCGTGCGCAAGGCTGGCATCAAGCCGGAATGA
- a CDS encoding TonB-dependent receptor: MSLRDTPASVEVTTRAQLEQRGDRSLVDAITRSAGITQLGHPGNSGSSLSVRGFTDTTSVMRLYDGTRQYGGVGVSFPFDTWHVERIEVLRGPASVVHGDGAIGGVVNIIPKKPTRGPVQSEVQATVGTLGQRALAFGSGGALSEQWSYRLDVSGNRSEGWVDRGDSSNRTFSGALRWDVAPDLSLQLMHSQGRQSPMRYFGTPLIDGVQDPALRKRNYNVRDSDIRYRDRWTELSAQWAPGNDVIVRSKLYHIGSDRYWRNAEAYAYNAATGLIDRSDNTEIGHDQTQTGNTTDVSVSGTLFGRANQLSLGFDINRAQFRHTNNTYVGSSGAVDRYRPEPGHYASAMPFIPRYRNEVRQHALFAEDRLELTDRWSVVGGLRYDHADLSRQDLVAGAQAFDRSYSHTGWRLGTVYQLRPELSLYAQVAQAADPVGGLLMLSPANAAFDSSRGRQLEVGLKQSFWQGRGDWTLAAYSITKNNLLTRDPANPALRVQVGERSSKGVEGTLSLQATRTLQIDANVALLRARYDDFGETVGGVVVSRNGKVPTDVPQHVANVWAGWKLQPDWTLSGGLRHVGKRFADNANTLKLPAYTTADLALQWQASPDTTLTLRGFNVFDKRYYATAYYTTSQWLVGEGRRYALTLNHRF, encoded by the coding sequence ATGAGCCTGCGCGATACGCCGGCCAGCGTGGAAGTGACCACTCGCGCCCAGCTGGAGCAGCGCGGCGACCGTTCGCTGGTCGATGCCATCACGCGCTCCGCCGGCATCACCCAGCTGGGCCATCCGGGCAACAGCGGCAGCTCGCTGTCGGTGCGCGGCTTCACCGACACCACCTCGGTGATGCGGCTGTATGACGGCACGCGCCAGTATGGCGGCGTGGGCGTGAGCTTTCCGTTCGATACCTGGCACGTCGAGCGCATCGAGGTGCTGCGCGGGCCGGCCTCGGTGGTCCACGGCGACGGCGCCATTGGCGGCGTGGTCAATATCATCCCGAAGAAGCCGACACGCGGGCCGGTGCAGAGCGAAGTGCAGGCCACCGTGGGCACGCTGGGGCAGCGCGCGCTGGCCTTCGGCAGCGGCGGCGCCTTGAGCGAGCAGTGGTCGTACCGGCTCGATGTCAGCGGCAACCGGTCTGAGGGCTGGGTGGACCGCGGCGACTCGAGCAACCGCACCTTCTCCGGCGCGCTGCGCTGGGACGTGGCGCCGGACCTGAGCCTGCAGCTGATGCATTCGCAGGGCCGCCAGTCGCCGATGCGCTACTTCGGCACGCCGCTGATCGACGGGGTGCAGGACCCGGCGCTGCGCAAGCGCAATTACAACGTGCGGGACAGCGACATCCGCTATCGCGACCGCTGGACCGAACTGAGCGCGCAGTGGGCGCCCGGCAACGATGTCATCGTGCGCAGCAAGCTCTACCACATCGGCAGCGACCGCTACTGGCGCAACGCCGAAGCCTATGCCTACAACGCCGCCACCGGCCTGATCGACCGCTCGGACAACACCGAGATCGGCCACGACCAGACACAGACCGGCAACACCACGGATGTGAGCGTCAGCGGCACGCTCTTCGGGCGCGCGAACCAGCTGTCGCTGGGTTTCGACATCAACCGCGCCCAATTCCGCCACACCAACAACACCTACGTCGGCAGCTCGGGCGCGGTTGATCGCTACCGTCCGGAGCCGGGCCACTACGCCAGCGCCATGCCCTTCATCCCGCGCTACCGCAACGAGGTGCGGCAGCATGCGCTGTTTGCCGAGGACCGGCTGGAGCTGACGGACCGCTGGTCGGTGGTCGGCGGCCTGCGCTACGACCATGCCGACCTGTCGCGCCAGGACCTGGTGGCCGGCGCCCAGGCCTTCGACCGCAGCTATTCCCATACCGGCTGGCGCCTGGGCACCGTGTATCAGCTGCGGCCGGAGCTTTCCCTGTATGCGCAGGTCGCGCAGGCCGCGGACCCGGTCGGCGGCCTGCTGATGCTGTCGCCCGCCAACGCCGCCTTCGATTCCTCCCGCGGCCGGCAGCTGGAAGTCGGCCTCAAGCAGTCCTTCTGGCAAGGCCGCGGCGACTGGACGCTGGCCGCCTACTCCATCACCAAGAACAACCTGCTGACGCGCGACCCCGCCAACCCGGCGCTGCGCGTGCAGGTCGGCGAGCGCTCGTCCAAGGGCGTCGAGGGCACGCTGTCGCTGCAGGCCACGCGCACGCTGCAGATCGACGCCAACGTGGCGCTGCTGCGCGCGCGCTATGACGACTTCGGCGAGACCGTGGGCGGCGTGGTGGTCTCGCGCAATGGCAAGGTGCCCACCGACGTGCCGCAGCACGTGGCCAATGTCTGGGCCGGCTGGAAGCTGCAGCCGGACTGGACGCTGTCGGGCGGGCTGCGCCACGTGGGCAAGCGCTTTGCGGACAACGCCAACACCCTGAAGCTGCCGGCCTACACCACGGCCGATCTGGCGCTGCAATGGCAGGCGAGCCCCGACACCACGCTGACGCTGCGTGGCTTCAATGTCTTCGACAAGCGCTATTACGCCACGGCCTACTACACCACCAGCCAGTGGCTGGTCGGCGAAGGCCGGCGCTATGCGCTGACGCTCAACCACCGCTTCTGA
- a CDS encoding Bug family tripartite tricarboxylate transporter substrate binding protein, with translation MSIHTPLHRRQFLSRTLAAGLLPALPGLHGAQAAQPWPSRPIKWIVPFLAGTAPDTTARVIHEAVGRELGQPVIIENRGGVGGNLGARIAAKAAPDGYTWIYSSAPMAASMHMYKAPGYDALKDFEHVMGLTSSDIVLIVNAASDIRTLDDLVARARQAPGKLDYASGGVGTPSHLGVELLLSTVNVQATHVPYKGASEIVNAVMGRQVAFGAPIFSVAYANIQAGKLRALAVAGPRRNPKLPQVPTLAELGVDGVELMSWGGVSVPVGTPEPIVTRMRAAFGKALRQPAVIAALEEQGGNVAPQDAESYRQAFTKEMGLTAAMMKKVRLEPM, from the coding sequence ATGAGCATCCACACCCCGCTGCATCGGCGGCAATTCCTTTCGCGCACCCTGGCCGCCGGCCTGCTGCCCGCGCTGCCGGGCCTGCACGGCGCGCAGGCGGCGCAGCCCTGGCCGTCGCGGCCCATCAAATGGATCGTGCCCTTCCTGGCCGGCACCGCGCCCGACACCACGGCGCGCGTCATTCACGAAGCAGTGGGGCGCGAGCTGGGCCAGCCGGTGATCATCGAGAACCGCGGCGGCGTGGGCGGCAACCTGGGCGCGCGCATCGCCGCCAAGGCCGCGCCCGACGGCTACACCTGGATCTATTCCAGCGCGCCGATGGCCGCCAGCATGCACATGTACAAGGCACCGGGCTACGACGCGCTCAAGGACTTCGAGCATGTGATGGGCCTGACCAGCTCGGACATCGTGCTGATCGTCAATGCCGCCTCCGACATCCGCACGCTTGACGACCTGGTGGCGCGCGCGCGCCAGGCGCCGGGCAAGCTCGACTATGCTTCGGGCGGCGTGGGCACGCCCTCGCACCTGGGGGTGGAGCTGCTGCTGAGTACGGTGAACGTGCAGGCCACGCATGTGCCCTACAAGGGCGCCTCGGAGATCGTCAACGCCGTCATGGGCCGCCAGGTGGCCTTCGGCGCGCCGATCTTCTCCGTCGCCTATGCCAATATCCAGGCCGGCAAGCTGCGCGCGCTGGCCGTGGCCGGCCCGCGGCGCAACCCCAAGCTGCCGCAGGTGCCGACACTGGCCGAGTTGGGCGTGGACGGCGTGGAGCTGATGTCCTGGGGCGGCGTGTCGGTGCCCGTGGGCACGCCCGAGCCGATCGTGACGCGCATGCGTGCCGCGTTCGGCAAGGCGCTCAGGCAGCCGGCCGTGATCGCGGCGCTGGAAGAGCAGGGCGGCAATGTTGCGCCCCAGGATGCCGAAAGCTACCGGCAGGCCTTCACCAAGGAAATGGGGCTGACCGCGGCGATGATGAAAAAGGTCCGACTCGAGCCGATGTGA